One genomic region from Streptomyces sp. NBC_00582 encodes:
- a CDS encoding MFS transporter: MSDALARPAAAGTSAPPRSNAVVAVLALAGIVVSLMQTLVIPIVPELPKLLDAPASDTAWAVTATLLAASVATPVVGRLGDMIGKRRMLVVSILMLISGSLVCALADSLVPMIVGRALQGLAAAVVPLGISILRDTVPADRLAGSTAVMSASLGVGGALGLPAAAFIADNWNWHVLFWTSAALGVVSLLLVLVFVPESRNRSGGRFDLVGSLGLSAGLVSLLLAVSKGADWGWTSGSTLGLGAAAVVILGAWGWWELKAEQPLVDLRTTAKSQVLFTNLASVALGFSMFAMSLVLPQLLQLPEQTGYGLGRSMLTVGLVLAPQGFVMMIMSAVSAGITKAKGPKVTLMIGALIVAAGYCLNIVLMSEVWHLVLVSCVIGAGVGFTYGAMPALIMGAVDPSQTGAANSLNTLMRSLGTSFASAIAGVILAQMTTDFGGYALPSENGFKVIMAIGAGAALLAFFLASFIPKRRAPAQLSVVGETEEATPVKS, from the coding sequence ATGTCCGACGCCCTTGCCCGACCCGCCGCGGCGGGGACATCCGCGCCGCCGAGGTCGAACGCCGTGGTGGCGGTGCTGGCCCTGGCCGGGATCGTCGTCTCGCTGATGCAGACCCTGGTCATCCCGATCGTCCCCGAACTGCCGAAGCTGCTGGACGCGCCGGCGTCCGACACCGCCTGGGCGGTCACCGCCACCCTGCTCGCGGCGTCCGTCGCCACCCCGGTCGTCGGACGGCTCGGCGACATGATCGGCAAGCGGCGGATGCTCGTGGTCAGCATCCTGATGCTGATCTCCGGCTCGCTGGTCTGCGCCCTCGCCGACTCCCTCGTACCGATGATCGTCGGCCGTGCGCTCCAGGGCCTGGCCGCCGCCGTGGTGCCGCTCGGCATCAGCATCCTGCGGGACACCGTGCCCGCCGACAGGCTCGCCGGCTCCACCGCCGTGATGAGCGCCTCGCTCGGCGTCGGCGGTGCGCTCGGGCTGCCCGCCGCCGCGTTCATCGCCGACAACTGGAACTGGCACGTCCTGTTCTGGACCTCCGCCGCCCTCGGCGTCGTCTCCCTCCTGCTCGTGCTGGTCTTCGTGCCCGAGTCGCGGAACCGCTCCGGCGGCCGCTTCGACCTCGTCGGCTCGCTCGGACTGTCGGCCGGTCTGGTCTCGCTGCTGCTGGCCGTGTCCAAGGGGGCCGACTGGGGCTGGACGTCCGGGTCCACCCTGGGCCTCGGTGCCGCCGCCGTCGTGATCCTGGGCGCCTGGGGCTGGTGGGAGCTGAAGGCCGAGCAGCCGCTGGTCGACCTGCGCACCACCGCGAAGAGCCAGGTCCTGTTCACCAACCTCGCCTCGGTCGCCCTCGGCTTCTCGATGTTCGCGATGTCCCTGGTCCTGCCCCAACTGCTCCAGCTTCCCGAGCAGACCGGCTACGGCCTCGGCAGGTCCATGCTGACGGTCGGTCTGGTGCTCGCCCCGCAGGGCTTCGTGATGATGATCATGTCTGCCGTCTCCGCCGGGATCACCAAGGCCAAGGGCCCCAAGGTGACGCTGATGATCGGCGCGCTGATCGTGGCCGCCGGCTACTGCCTGAACATCGTCCTGATGAGCGAGGTCTGGCACCTGGTCCTGGTGTCCTGCGTCATCGGCGCCGGCGTCGGCTTCACCTACGGCGCGATGCCCGCCCTGATCATGGGCGCCGTCGACCCCTCGCAGACCGGTGCGGCCAACAGCCTCAACACCCTGATGCGCTCGCTCGGAACGTCCTTCGCCAGCGCCATCGCCGGTGTGATCCTCGCTCAGATGACCACGGACTTCGGCGGGTACGCCCTCCCCTCGGAGAACGGCTTCAAGGTGATCATGGCGATCGGCGCCGGCGCCGCGCTCCTCGCCTTCTTCCTCGCGAGCTTCATCCCGAAGCGCAGGGCCCCCGCGCAGCTCTCGGTGGTGGGGGAGACCGAGGAGGCCACGCCGGTCAAGTCCTGA
- a CDS encoding PTS transporter subunit EIIC, with the protein MSLPKDSAPELAAAILPLVGGPANITSVAHCMTRLRLRLTDPSLANQDALRALPGVLGVVPTDDTWQVVLGPGVVTRVTDQVERLTASETRTAAAGLTPSAARTAAAGLTAGAARTPAPGPTAGETPAPALAAGEGPTAAEGLTPSAARTAAAGLTAGAARTLAPGLTGGALAAAGEGLTAGEGAAGEGAAGEGAAGEGAAAGVRGAGWCGEGVGAGWLRRWRGAALFKVGLRRLAAVFVPLIPALIGCGILAGLNGLLVNAGLLPGLTPALAAVASAFMALIPVFVGHNTAKEFGGTPVLGGAVAAIVVFPGVAKVTAFGVPLSPGQGGVLGALAAALLASRVERWCRGRVPDALDVLLTPTATVLVAGLGTLYGIMYAAGAVSSAIGTAANWLLATTGALAGLVLGGLFLPLVMLGLHQALIPLHTTLIDQQGYTVLLPVLAMAGAGQVGAAVAVYVRLRHDTSLGASLRTTIRSALPAGLLGVGEPLVYGVSLPLGRPFLTACAGGAAGGAFIGFFAMLGDRVGATAIGPSGWALFPLLAGNRGLGVTAAIYAGGLLTGYAVGFAATYAFGGVRRAAAAAGSRTGSGGRMGGWSS; encoded by the coding sequence GTGAGCCTCCCGAAGGACAGCGCCCCCGAGCTCGCCGCCGCGATCCTCCCCCTGGTCGGCGGCCCCGCGAACATCACCTCCGTCGCCCACTGCATGACCCGACTGCGCCTGCGCCTCACGGACCCGTCCCTGGCGAACCAGGACGCCCTACGCGCCCTGCCCGGCGTACTCGGCGTCGTCCCGACCGACGACACCTGGCAGGTGGTACTGGGCCCGGGCGTGGTCACGAGAGTGACGGACCAGGTCGAGAGACTGACGGCGTCCGAGACGCGGACCGCTGCCGCGGGGCTGACGCCGAGCGCGGCGCGGACCGCTGCCGCGGGGCTGACAGCGGGCGCGGCGCGGACCCCTGCCCCGGGGCCGACAGCGGGCGAGACGCCGGCGCCGGCGCTGGCAGCGGGCGAAGGACCGACCGCAGCCGAGGGACTGACGCCGAGCGCGGCGCGGACCGCTGCCGCGGGGCTGACAGCGGGCGCGGCGCGGACCCTTGCCCCGGGGCTGACGGGCGGGGCGCTGGCCGCAGCGGGCGAGGGGCTGACGGCGGGCGAGGGGGCGGCGGGTGAGGGGGCGGCGGGTGAGGGGGCCGCGGGTGAGGGGGCCGCGGCGGGGGTGCGCGGGGCTGGGTGGTGTGGGGAGGGGGTGGGGGCGGGGTGGTTGCGGCGGTGGCGGGGGGCGGCTCTCTTCAAGGTCGGGCTGCGGCGGCTGGCCGCTGTCTTCGTTCCGTTGATTCCCGCTCTGATCGGCTGCGGCATCCTCGCCGGCCTCAACGGTCTCCTCGTCAACGCGGGTCTGCTGCCCGGTCTGACCCCCGCCCTGGCCGCCGTCGCCTCCGCCTTCATGGCGTTGATCCCCGTGTTCGTCGGCCACAACACGGCGAAGGAGTTCGGCGGCACGCCCGTCCTCGGCGGGGCGGTCGCGGCGATCGTCGTGTTCCCCGGGGTGGCGAAGGTGACGGCGTTCGGGGTGCCTCTCTCCCCCGGTCAGGGCGGGGTGCTCGGCGCACTGGCCGCGGCCCTCCTCGCGAGCCGTGTCGAACGGTGGTGCCGGGGCAGGGTCCCGGACGCCCTGGACGTCCTCCTCACCCCCACGGCCACCGTCCTCGTCGCGGGCCTCGGCACCCTGTACGGGATCATGTACGCGGCCGGCGCGGTCTCCTCCGCGATCGGTACGGCGGCGAACTGGCTGCTGGCCACCACGGGCGCCCTCGCGGGCCTGGTCCTCGGCGGTCTCTTCCTCCCCCTGGTGATGCTCGGCCTCCACCAGGCCCTGATCCCCCTCCACACCACCCTCATCGACCAGCAGGGCTACACGGTCCTGCTCCCCGTCCTGGCGATGGCGGGCGCGGGCCAGGTCGGCGCGGCCGTCGCGGTGTACGTCCGGCTGCGCCACGACACCTCCCTCGGCGCCTCTCTGCGGACGACGATCAGATCGGCGCTCCCGGCGGGCCTGCTGGGCGTCGGCGAACCCCTTGTCTACGGCGTCTCCCTCCCCCTCGGCCGCCCCTTCCTGACCGCCTGCGCGGGCGGCGCGGCCGGCGGCGCGTTCATCGGCTTCTTCGCGATGCTCGGCGACCGCGTCGGCGCCACCGCCATCGGCCCCTCGGGGTGGGCCCTGTTCCCGCTGCTCGCGGGGAACAGGGGCCTGGGCGTCACGGCCGCGATCTACGCGGGCGGCCTGCTCACGGGCTACGCCGTCGGCTTCGCGGCGACCTACGCCTTCGGCGGAGTACGCAGGGCGGCGGCGGCCGCCGGGTCCCGTACGGGTTCCGGGGGGAGGATGGGCGGATGGTCGTCGTAG
- a CDS encoding carboxylesterase/lipase family protein, producing MTTAEAALVARTAAGAVRGRREDGLTVFRGIPFAAPPVGEARFQAPRPPRPWDGVRDAYAFGPPPLQEAGIQGRAGVLDAPMGDDWLTVNVWTPEADEQAGRPVMVWIYGGAYKLGHSGSPGYDAQHLARTGDLVVVTLNYRVGIDGFARIEGAPANRGLLDQVAALEWVRDNITAFGGDPGRVTVFGESAGAGSVASLLAMPSARGLFGRAIAQSVPGTFFSDALARDLASAIAAEAGLRPTAADLATVDPRELPEAGAALSATMGERVDRWGQVAPTVTPFSPVVDGEVLPVTPWQALAAGAGRDVELVVGHNAQEYRLFLAMAGILGKVTEEQAAGVLRLFAPGGDAGARAYREAYPDADAGELFERVQSDWLFHIPSLHLAEAQVAGGGRAHVYELTWAAPGMGGVLGACHGLDIPLLFGTYQADLGNLLFAGVEVSEEARALTERFQTSWTSFARSGDPGWPAYDPEQRLVQVLDVEPKVVPYPEETSRRLWQGREFLPLPLLGA from the coding sequence ATGACGACAGCCGAGGCAGCCCTCGTCGCACGGACCGCCGCCGGAGCCGTGCGCGGCCGCCGGGAGGACGGTTTGACGGTCTTCCGCGGAATCCCGTTCGCCGCCCCGCCCGTGGGGGAGGCCCGCTTCCAGGCCCCGCGCCCGCCGCGGCCCTGGGACGGAGTGCGCGACGCGTACGCCTTCGGCCCGCCGCCCCTGCAGGAGGCCGGGATCCAGGGGCGCGCGGGCGTGCTGGACGCCCCCATGGGCGACGACTGGCTGACGGTGAACGTGTGGACGCCCGAGGCCGACGAGCAGGCCGGCCGCCCGGTCATGGTCTGGATATACGGCGGCGCGTACAAACTCGGCCACTCCGGCAGCCCTGGCTACGACGCCCAGCACCTCGCCCGCACCGGTGATCTGGTCGTCGTCACCCTCAACTACCGCGTCGGCATAGACGGGTTCGCGCGGATCGAGGGGGCGCCCGCGAACCGGGGGCTGCTGGACCAGGTGGCCGCGCTGGAGTGGGTGCGGGACAACATCACGGCGTTCGGCGGGGATCCGGGCCGGGTGACCGTGTTCGGTGAGTCGGCGGGGGCCGGTTCGGTGGCGTCGCTGCTGGCCATGCCGTCCGCGCGGGGGCTGTTCGGGCGGGCGATCGCACAGAGCGTGCCCGGCACGTTCTTCTCCGACGCACTCGCCCGTGACCTCGCCTCCGCGATCGCCGCCGAGGCGGGCCTGCGCCCGACGGCCGCCGACCTGGCGACGGTCGACCCGCGCGAGCTGCCCGAGGCCGGGGCGGCGCTGAGCGCGACGATGGGGGAGCGGGTCGACCGCTGGGGGCAGGTGGCGCCCACGGTCACCCCGTTCTCCCCGGTGGTGGACGGGGAGGTGCTGCCGGTGACCCCCTGGCAGGCGCTGGCCGCGGGCGCGGGCCGGGACGTCGAGCTGGTGGTGGGGCACAACGCCCAGGAGTACCGGCTGTTTCTGGCCATGGCGGGGATCCTGGGCAAGGTGACGGAGGAGCAGGCCGCCGGAGTGCTCCGGCTGTTCGCGCCGGGCGGTGACGCGGGCGCGCGGGCCTACCGGGAGGCCTATCCGGACGCGGACGCAGGTGAGCTGTTCGAGCGGGTGCAGTCCGACTGGCTGTTCCACATACCCTCCCTGCACCTGGCCGAGGCGCAGGTGGCGGGCGGCGGGCGGGCCCATGTCTACGAGCTGACCTGGGCGGCCCCGGGCATGGGCGGCGTCCTGGGCGCCTGTCACGGCCTGGACATCCCGCTGCTGTTCGGCACCTACCAGGCGGACCTGGGCAATCTGCTGTTCGCCGGGGTGGAGGTGAGCGAGGAGGCCCGCGCGCTGACCGAACGGTTCCAGACGTCCTGGACCTCCTTCGCCCGCTCGGGCGACCCGGGCTGGCCTGCGTACGACCCGGAGCAGCGGCTGGTGCAGGTGCTGGACGTCGAGCCGAAGGTGGTCCCGTACCCGGAGGAGACGTCCCGGCGGCTGTGGCAGGGGCGCGAGTTCCTTCCGCTGCCGTTGCTGGGCGCGTAG
- a CDS encoding metallophosphoesterase family protein codes for MRILHLSDPHIGRDGAGGSLRLMLGELRQPRDVDAVVVTGDLADDGATEAYATVRTRVGDFARPLGAPVFHTTGDHDERSAFAKVPGRGHPEGAVAFPGEERAAVSEVGGWRFVTLDSLVPGRVGSSTGSI; via the coding sequence GTGAGGATCCTTCATCTCTCGGACCCGCACATCGGGAGGGACGGCGCGGGCGGCTCCCTGCGGCTGATGCTGGGCGAGCTCCGGCAACCGCGGGACGTGGACGCCGTCGTCGTCACCGGTGACCTCGCCGACGACGGCGCGACGGAGGCGTACGCCACCGTCCGCACGCGCGTCGGCGATTTCGCGCGCCCCCTCGGCGCGCCCGTCTTCCACACCACCGGCGACCACGACGAGCGGTCCGCCTTCGCGAAGGTTCCGGGCAGGGGGCACCCGGAGGGCGCCGTCGCGTTCCCGGGGGAGGAGCGGGCCGCCGTCAGCGAGGTCGGCGGGTGGCGGTTCGTCACGCTCGACTCGCTGGTCCCGGGCCGGGTGGGATCGTCAACCGGATCGATCTGA
- a CDS encoding NADH:flavin oxidoreductase, producing the protein MSVTEPTPSRAAEILSRPVSINGLTVPNRIAMAPMTRMFSPDGIPGEDVASYYARRAGAGVGLIVTEGTYIGHESAGQSDRVPRFHGEEQLAGWAKVAEGVHAAGGTIVPQLWHIGMVRKQGEPPFADAPAVGPSGLRLDGTEGTGRAMTQRDLDDVIAAFAEAAAAAERIGFDGVEIHGAHGYLVDQFLWAGTNRRTDAYGGDAAARTKFAAEIVAAVRETVSAEFPVIFRYSQWKQEAYKARLAETPEELEALLTPLAAAGVDAFHASTRRYWIPEFEGSDLNLAGWTKKLTGRTTITVGSVGLDGDFLRGFAGEGAPLKGIDDLLDSLERDEFDMVAVGRALLQDPQWAAKVLAGRTDELRAYDAAALRTLS; encoded by the coding sequence GTGAGCGTCACCGAGCCCACCCCCTCCCGCGCCGCCGAGATCCTCTCCCGGCCGGTGAGCATCAACGGTCTGACCGTCCCGAACCGGATCGCCATGGCGCCGATGACCCGGATGTTCTCCCCGGACGGCATCCCGGGCGAGGACGTGGCGTCGTACTACGCGCGACGCGCCGGCGCCGGTGTCGGTCTGATCGTCACCGAGGGGACGTACATCGGGCACGAGTCGGCCGGGCAGAGCGACCGGGTGCCCCGGTTCCACGGTGAGGAGCAGCTCGCGGGGTGGGCGAAGGTCGCCGAGGGCGTGCACGCGGCGGGCGGGACGATCGTGCCGCAGCTGTGGCACATCGGCATGGTGCGCAAGCAGGGTGAGCCGCCGTTCGCGGACGCTCCGGCCGTCGGTCCGTCCGGGCTGCGGCTCGACGGGACCGAGGGCACGGGCAGGGCGATGACCCAGCGCGACCTGGACGACGTCATCGCCGCGTTCGCCGAGGCGGCGGCCGCCGCCGAGCGCATCGGCTTCGACGGCGTCGAGATCCACGGCGCCCACGGCTACCTCGTCGACCAGTTCCTGTGGGCCGGCACCAACCGCCGTACCGACGCCTACGGCGGTGACGCGGCGGCCCGTACGAAGTTCGCCGCCGAGATCGTCGCGGCCGTCCGGGAGACCGTCTCGGCCGAGTTCCCGGTCATCTTCCGCTACTCGCAGTGGAAGCAGGAGGCCTACAAGGCCCGGCTCGCCGAGACCCCGGAGGAGCTGGAGGCCCTCCTCACGCCGCTGGCCGCCGCCGGTGTCGACGCCTTCCACGCCTCCACCCGCCGCTACTGGATCCCGGAGTTCGAGGGCTCCGACCTCAACCTCGCGGGCTGGACGAAGAAGCTCACCGGCAGGACGACCATCACGGTCGGTTCGGTCGGTCTGGACGGCGACTTCCTGCGGGGCTTCGCGGGCGAGGGCGCCCCGCTCAAGGGCATCGACGACCTCCTCGACAGCCTGGAGCGGGACGAGTTCGACATGGTGGCCGTGGGGCGTGCGCTGCTCCAGGACCCGCAGTGGGCGGCCAAGGTCCTCGCGGGCCGTACGGATGAGCTGCGGGCGTACGACGCCGCCGCCCTGCGCACCCTGAGCTGA
- a CDS encoding subtype B tannase, protein MKRRTVVLGLTGAAAVPAVGFAGAARAAGGTAKTAAAGSSLVFDPSAYTEQTIGITDTTGTAHSVTYRFFKVASYVAAPVNAAYQSLNVSVPVAIDGVAVDASDAPVLLANAIGGYMPSSVANATGISASGMGGGTSRQALALAAGYVVVEPGARGRTLVDADGVYYGTAPAAIVDLKAAVRYLKFNRGRVPGNVDRIVSSGVSAGGALSALLGASGDSPLYEPGLEEIGAADASDAIFASGDWCPITDLEHADAAYEWNWGANPLASGATVDATISADLKALYTDYLASLKLRARGYGTLTTRNLDTYLLETFLQPSATKYLAALSETARAAYLAANPFLTWSGGKATFTWADFLTHVGARKKNAPSFDAFDLSTPECNLYGTGTTRARHFTLYSLRHEAGDSARLDADLPAKLRLMNPMYHLVDKVNPHRAKHWWIRVGTKDSDTSLSVAANLATRLTDLGDDVNTAYYWDAGHGADLDPGDFITWIGEVSGHRKRNPR, encoded by the coding sequence GTGAAGCGCAGAACTGTGGTCCTGGGGCTGACCGGCGCCGCCGCGGTCCCCGCCGTGGGATTCGCCGGTGCCGCCCGCGCGGCGGGCGGCACCGCGAAGACGGCGGCCGCCGGCTCCTCCCTGGTCTTCGACCCGTCCGCGTACACCGAGCAGACGATCGGCATCACCGACACGACCGGCACCGCCCACAGCGTGACCTACCGGTTCTTCAAGGTCGCCAGCTATGTGGCCGCCCCGGTGAACGCGGCCTACCAGTCCCTCAACGTCAGCGTCCCGGTCGCGATCGACGGGGTCGCCGTGGACGCCTCCGACGCGCCCGTGCTCCTCGCCAACGCCATCGGCGGGTACATGCCCTCGTCCGTGGCGAACGCCACCGGGATCAGCGCGTCCGGCATGGGCGGCGGCACCAGCAGGCAGGCCCTCGCGCTGGCCGCCGGGTACGTCGTCGTGGAGCCGGGGGCGCGCGGCCGGACGCTCGTCGACGCCGACGGCGTGTACTACGGCACCGCGCCCGCCGCGATCGTCGACCTCAAGGCGGCCGTGCGGTACCTGAAGTTCAACCGGGGCCGGGTCCCCGGGAACGTGGACCGGATCGTCTCGTCCGGCGTCAGCGCCGGCGGCGCCCTCTCCGCCCTCCTCGGCGCCTCCGGCGACAGCCCGCTGTACGAGCCCGGTCTGGAGGAGATCGGCGCGGCCGACGCGAGCGACGCCATCTTCGCCAGCGGCGACTGGTGCCCGATCACCGACCTCGAGCACGCCGACGCCGCCTACGAGTGGAACTGGGGCGCCAACCCCCTCGCCTCCGGCGCGACCGTGGACGCCACGATCTCCGCCGACCTCAAGGCCCTGTACACGGACTACCTCGCGTCCCTCAAGCTGCGCGCCCGGGGCTACGGCACGCTCACCACGCGCAACCTGGACACGTACCTCCTGGAGACCTTCCTCCAGCCGTCCGCCACGAAGTACCTGGCGGCCCTGTCGGAGACGGCCCGCGCCGCCTACCTCGCCGCGAACCCCTTCCTCACCTGGTCCGGCGGGAAGGCGACCTTCACCTGGGCCGACTTCCTCACCCATGTCGGCGCACGCAAGAAGAACGCCCCCTCGTTCGACGCGTTCGACCTGTCGACGCCCGAGTGCAACCTCTACGGCACCGGCACCACCCGGGCCCGCCACTTCACGCTCTACAGCCTGCGCCACGAGGCCGGGGACAGCGCCCGCCTGGACGCCGACCTCCCGGCCAAGCTGCGCCTGATGAACCCGATGTACCACCTCGTCGACAAGGTCAACCCGCACCGCGCCAAGCACTGGTGGATACGCGTCGGCACCAAGGACAGCGACACCTCCCTCTCCGTGGCCGCCAACCTCGCCACCCGGCTGACCGACCTCGGTGACGACGTGAACACGGCGTACTACTGGGACGCCGGGCACGGCGCCGACCTCGACCCGGGCGACTTCATCACCTGGATCGGGGAGGTCTCGGGACACCGGAAGCGGAACCCGCGGTAG